In Prunus dulcis chromosome 2, ALMONDv2, whole genome shotgun sequence, a single genomic region encodes these proteins:
- the LOC117618559 gene encoding exocyst complex component SEC10b, giving the protein MKESRDGIRSGRHSKSSSVSSLPLILDIDDFKGEFSFDALFGNLVNDLLPSFQEEETDISEGHSNISGHDGLSNGHMRAPSDAAKFAQGLSDPLFPEVDKILSLFKDSCKELVDLQKQIDGRLNNLKKEVSVQDSKHRKTLAELEKGVDGLFGSFARLDSRISSVGQTAAKIGDHLQSADAQRDTASQTIELIKYLMEFNSSPGDLMELSPLFSDDSRVAEAAKIAQKLRAFAEEDIGRQGIAVPSLMGNATASRGLEVAVSNLQDYCNELENRLLARFDAASQRRELSTMAECAKILSQFNRGTSAMQHYVATRPMFIDVEVMNADTRLVLGDEGSQASPSNVARGLSSLYKEITDTVRKEAATIMAVFPSPNEVMSILVQRVLEQRVTALLDKLLVKPSLVNIPPIEEGGLLLYLRMLAVAYEKTQELARDLRAVGCGDLDVEGLTESLFSSHKDGYPEHEQGSLRQLYQAKMAELRAESQQISESSGTIGRSKGAAVASSHQQISVTVVTEFVRWNEEAITRCTLFSSQPATLAANVKAVFTSLLDQVSQYITEGLERARDSLTEAAALRERFVLGTSVSRRVAAAAASAAEAAAAAGESSFRSFMVAVQRCGSSVAIVQQYFSNSISRLLLPVDGAHAASCEEMATAMSSAESAAYKGLQQCIETVMAEVERLLSAEQKATDYRSPEDGFAPDHRPTNACTRVVAYLSRVLESAFTALEGLNKQAFLTELGNRLHKGLLNHWQKFTFNPSGGLRLKRDITEYGEFVRSFNAPSVDEKFELLGIMANVFIVAPESLSTLFEGTPSIRKDAQRFIELREDYKSAKIAARLSSLWTSSS; this is encoded by the exons ATGAAAGAGAGTAGAGATGGAATCAGAAGCGGTAGACATTCAAAATCTTCATCTGTTAGCTCACTTCCACTCATCTTGGACATAGACGACTTTAAG GGGGAGTTTTCATTTGATGCATTGTTTGGGAACCTGGTAAATGATCTTCTCCCATCttttcaagaagaagaaacagacATATCTGAAGGTCATAGCAACATCAGTGGGCACGATGGTTTGTCAAATGGACATATGCGAGCACCATCGGATGCAGCAAAGTTTGCGCAAGGACTGTCAGACCCTCTATTTCCAGAAGTAGATAAGATCTTATCTCTGTTCAAGGATTCTTGCAAAGAGTTGGTTGATCTCCAGAAACAG ATTGATGGAAGACTCAACAATCTTAAGAAGGAGGTTTCTGTACAAGACTCTAAGCACCGCAAGACACTTGCTGAG CTTGAAAAAGGAGTAGACGGCTTGTTTGGTAGCTTTGCCAGGTTGGATTCTCGTATATCAAGTGTTGGACAGACTGCTGCAAAAATAGGAGATCATCTGCAG agtgCAGATGCTCAGCGGGATACTGCTAGTCAAACGATAGAGCTCATAAAG TACTTGATGGAGTTTAATAGCAGCCCAGGCGATCTGATGGAACTTTCACCCCTATTTTCCGATGATAGTCGTGTTGCAGAGGCTGCTAAAATTGCACAGAAACTGC GGGCATTTGCTGAGGAAGATATTGGAAGACAAGGTATAGCTGTACCATCACTTATGGGCAATGCAACAGCTAGCAGAGGATTAGAAGTTGCAGTTTCTAATCTTCAGGACTACTGCAATG AATTGGAGAACAGATTGCTAGCTCGTTTTGATGCTGCATCACAGAGAAGAGAATTGTCAACCATGGCAGAATGTGCTAAAATTTTATCTCAG TTTAACAGGGGCACTAGTGCCATGCAACATTATGTGGCAACACGTCCAATGTTTATTGACGTGGAAGTCATGAATGCAGATACCAGATTGGTTCTTGGTGATGAGGGTTCACAGGCTAGTCCTAGCAATGTTGCTCGTGGACTTTCTTCTTTATATAAAGAAATCACAG ATACTGTGCGCAAGGAAGCTGCAACAATTATGGCTGTATTCCCTTCTCCTAATGAAGTTATGTCAATCTTAGTTCAG CGAGTTTTAGAGCAGAGAGTTACTGCTCTACTCGACAAATTATTAGTTAAGCCATCTCTGGTGAATATACCTCCTATAGAAGAAGGCGGACTTCTACTA TATCTTAGAATGCTAGCAGTGGCGTATGAGAAGACACAAGAACTTGCTAGAGACCTACGAGCTGTGGGATGTGGTGACTTGGATGTCGAGG GCCTCACGGAGTCTCTATTTTCTTCTCACAAGGATGGATATCCTGAACATGAGCAGGGCTCCCTTAGACAACTATATCAAGCTAAG ATGGCGGAACTACGTGCTGAAAGCCAGCAAATATCTGAATCAAGTGGAACAATTGGGCGTTCAAAAGGGGCTGCAGTAGCATCTTCCCACCAGCAAATATCTGTCACTGTTGTGACAGAGTTTGTCCGTTGGAATGAAGAAGCAATTACCAGATGCACATTGTTTTCATCTCAA CCTGCAACCCTTGCAGCAAATGTAAAAGCAGTCTTCACTTCTCTGCTAGACCAA GTCAGTCAATATATAACAGAAGGTCTTGAACGAGCAAGAGACAGCCTGACTGAAGCTGCAGCTTTGAGAGAAAGATTTGTGCTGGGCACTAGCGTTAGTAGAAGGgtggctgctgctgctgcttctgct GCAGAAGCTGCTGCCGCCGCTGGTGAAAGCAGTTTCAGATCTTTCATGGTTGCTGTACAACGCTGCGGTAGTAGTGTGGCTATAGTTCAGCAA TATTTTTCAAATTCTATATCTCGGCTTCTACTCCCTGTCGATGGTGCACATGCTGCTTCATGTGAAGAAATGGCAACGGCTATGTCCAGTGCAGAGAGTGCTGCATATAAGGGGCTTCAACAGTGTATTGAAACTGTGATGGCGGAG GTGGAGCGGTTACTTTCTGCTGAACAGAAGGCAACAGATTATAGATCACCTGAAGATGGATTTGCTCCTGATCACCGGCCAACAAATGCCTGTACAAG AGTTGTAGCGTATCTTTCTCGTGTATTAGAATCAGCATTCACAGCACTTGAAGGTCTTAACAAACAAGCCTTTCTGACTGAATTA GGAAACCGCTTGCACAAAGGGCTGCTAAATCATTGGCAGAAGTTCACTTTTAATCCCAG TGGAGGACTGCGGCTGAAGCGTGACATAACTGAATATGGAGAATTTGTGCGTAGTTTCAATGCTCCTTCCGTTgatgaaaaatttgaattgcTGGGCAT AATGGCCAATGTGTTTATTGTTGCTCCTGAAAGCCTCTCAACTCTGTTTGAGGGTACCCCCAGCATACGGAAAGATGCACAGAG GTTTATTGAGCTTAGAGAGGACTACAAGAGCGCAAAGATTGCTGCCAGACTTAGTTCCTTGTGGACAAGTTCTAGTTAA